The Corallococcus silvisoli genome contains the following window.
GCAGGTGGTCAGCGGCACCACGTCCCATTCCCGCATCAACACCGCGCAGGGCCTGGATGTGCTCGCGGAGGCCATGCGTCTGGGCGTGGTGCAGGGCTTGCTGCCCTGACGCCTCAGACGAGCGGCGTGGAGCCGTCCGGCGGCGGCCGTGAAATCCAGGCGGCGATGAACACGTCCAGCTCCCCGCGCATCACGTCCTTCACTCGCGGGGTGCCGGCGCCGGTGCGCGGATCCTCCACGCGGGCGCCCCGGCCCAGGAAGTAGCGGCGGGCCTCGTCGGTGCTGGCGCCCTGGCCGGCGACGACGCGCGCGGCGATGCCCTTGAGCTCGTCCAACTCCCCGGCGCCGATGAGCGTCAGCACGCGCCCCGTCGCCTCGTCCTTCGCGGTGACCTCGTTGCGCACGCGCTGGAGGTACTCGCCCTCGCGGCTCTTCACCGGCCGGCCCTCCAGCACCAACAGCGCCCGCTCCACCTCTTCCAGCGGCCCGCCCCGGTGCACGCGCACGTACGCGCGCTGGCGCTTCTCGTCCTCCAGGCGGCGGTGCAGGCCCGCCTCACCCGCGAGGAACCCATAGGCCCCTGGCCCGGCGATGCGCACCACCACGCGCGCGGGCGTTTCCGCCTCCGCCACGGCGATGGCCTCGTAGCCCCGGCGCTGCGCCCAGCCCAGGTACATGGTGGCCAGCTCCTGCACCCACGCGGCCTGCTGCTCGGAGGCATCGCTGGCGCAGATGTCCACCAGCGCCTCGTTGTCCAGCGGCGTGGCCCCCGCGGCCCGGAGCGCCTCCGCCATCTGCACCTCGCGCGCGACCTCCTCCACCTGCTTCGCCGCGGAGCCCAGCTGCACCTCGTTCTTCGCCTCGCGCACCAGCCGCCGCCCGAAGAGGCACGCGGCCTCCAGGCGATCCAGCTCGCCCAACTGCGCCTCCACCGTGCGGAATGCGCGGATGACGTCCGCCGCGCGCAGTGGATCGTCCCAGAGGTTGGGCGCCTGGGTCTCCGCGAGCAGCGCGGCGCGGCGCTCCTCCAGCTCCGGCCGTCCCGCGGAGACGGCGAGCGCGCGGGCGCGGCCCACCAGCCGGTCCATCTCGATGAGCAGCGACTTGCGGTCCAGCCGGCGCTTCACCGCCGCGGCCTTGGGCGTGGGCAGCAGCAGCTGCGCCGTCACCTCGCGGGGCGGGGGAACGGGCTCCGCCACCGCGACCACCCGGCCTCCGGGACGGGACTCCACGCGCACGGGCGTCCCCGGGGGCAGGGGCCTGCGGGCGATCTCCACCGCGAGCGCCGCGGTGAGCGTCTTCTCGATTTCGCGCTGCAGGTAGCGCGCGCCGAACTGCGGCGAGTAGCCGCGCTCCACCAGCCGGTCCACCACCTCCGGCGTGACCTCCACGTCCAGGGCCCGGGCGCGGATGCCCTCGCGCTCCAGCACGCGGCCCACCTCGCGCTGGGCGATCTTCCGGATGTCCACGCGCGACAGCGGGCGGAAGTGGCAGATGGCGTCGAAGCGGTTGAGGAACTCCGGACGGAAGGCCTCCGCGATGCGCCGGTCCACCTCCGACACCTGCTCGTCGGCGCGCTTGTGCGCGGCGAAGCCCAGGCCCGCCTCGCGGTACACCTCCGAGCCCACGTTGGACGTGGCCACGATGAGCGTGTTGTTGCAGGACACCGCTTCGCCCGCGCCGTTGACGAAGGTGCCCTCGTCGAAGAGCTGGAGGAAGCGGTCGTGCACGCTGCGGGCGGCCTTCTCGAACTCGTCCAGCAGCAGCACGGTGAACACCTTGCCGTCGAGCAGCGCGGACAGCTCTCCCCGGCGCGTCTCCAGCGCGGGGGCCCACGACGCGCCGAAGGGGACGCTCTCGTCGCCGTCGTTGGGGTAGTCCGCCATGTTGAGGCGCACCAGCCTGTCCGCGGAGCCGAAGAGGTACTCCGCGAGCAGCTTCGCCAGCTGCGTCTTGCCCACGCCGGTGGGGCCGGCGAAGAGGAACACCCCCAGCGGGCGGCGCGGGTCGTTGAGCCCCGCCTTGAGCAGCGCCACCGAGCGCAGCACCGCGGCCACCGCGTCCGTCTGGCCGAGCAGCCGCTCCCCGAAGAAGCGCTCCGTCTCCTCCAGGTCCAGCGGCATCGCGTCGTCCACGACGAAGCGGGGCAGGCGCGTGGCGGCGCAGAAGCGCGTGAGCACGTCCTCCGGCCCCACGTGGTCGCGCGCCACGCCCGCGGCCTCCGCCGCCGTCTCCTTGAGCAGCTCAATCGCCTTGCGTGGCATGTGCTGCGCCAGGAGGAACTTCGCGGACAGCCGGAGCGCCAGGTCGCACGCGGCCGGGTCGATGGGCAGCCGCAGCTCGCGCTCCAGCTCCTCCGCCACGCGGCCGACGATCCAGCGGGCCTTGTCCAGCGGGGGCTCGTGGAGGGGCAGCAGGTGGAGCCGCTCCGCCAGGGCCTCGTCGGCGCGCAGCAGCTCCTGCACGCGCTTGGGCTCCGTCTCGAAGATGAAGCGGAGGCCGCCGGTGCGCAGCGCGCGCACGGCCACCGGCGCCAGGGGGCCGCCCAGGGCCACCGGCAGGTCCCGGATGTAGACGATGGGGCAGGGGTGGCGGCCCAGGTGGATGAGCAGCTCCTCGAAGCTCTCCGCCGCCTGACGCTGGGTGCTGCGCGCCAGGATGTTGGCGACGGACACCTCCACGAGTCGCGCATGGGCCAGGTCGCCGTCCACGCGGCCCTCCGCGATGCGGCGGGCCACCTCCTGGACGAGCGCGCTCTTGCCCACGCCGGGCTCGCCCGCGAGGAGCGGGTGCTTGCCGCCCCGAGCCAGCAGGCCCAGCACCTCCGTCACGGCGGTGTCCACGCCGTGGGCGGCGGGGAGCTTCCCCTCGCGCGCCATCGCGGTGAGGTCGCGGTCGATGAGCCGCTCCTGATCTTCGTTCTTCCTCGTCGCCATGGTGTGGTCCGGAACGCCCCCTCGACGTGCGGCACTCTAACCGTTGCGGCGCGGAAGCGAAGTCCCGGCCCATCTGGCCCGGGACTACGCCTCCAGCTCCGTGTGCCAATAGGCCACGTCCCTCAGGAACTTGCGCCAGGACAGCGGCATGCCCTTCTCCACGAGGAAGGACAGGGCCACGGCTTCCGGCAGCCGCTTCGGCTTCGAGGGCACGGTGCGCAGCGTCATGCGCGCCTGGGCCGGGGTGCGGTTCCCCTTGCGCTGATTGCAGGGCACGCAGGCGATGACGATGTTCTCCCAGCTGGTGCGGCCGCCCTGGGCGCGCGGCAGCACGTGGTCATACGTGGCTTCCGGGCGGGTGACCTTGTGGCCGCAGTACTGGCAGCGGCAGTGGTCGCGCTGGTAGACGCTCTCCCGGCTGAAGCGGATGCCGCGCGGGCCCTTCCACAGGGCGCGCACGAAGCGGATGACGGACGGCATGCGCAGCTCGACCGTCACCGAACGGATGACGCGATCCTCGTACTCCTCCACGACCTCCACCTTGCCCTGGAACAGCAGCATGACGGCGCGTTGCCACGGGATGCGTGCGACGGGTTCATAGGACTGGCTCAGCACCAGCGTTTCCATGACACGGGGCCTTTCGGGCGGGACAGGCCGTCAGGGAGTCGAACCCCGCGCATCTGGATTTGGAGTCCAGACCGCACCCGGTGCACGGCCTCTGAGTGGAAGTGGGGACGCTGGGAGTCGAACCCAGCGGGCTTTCAAGGGCTCTGGCTCTACAGGCCAGCGCGTCTCCGTAACGCTCTACGTCCCCGGAAGGTGCGCGGGAGCCCGGACGCGAAAGAGGCCGGGTTCCCTTGGGGGGAAGCCCGGCCTCCAGGTGCCGTGCGCCGTCAGGGACGGAGCGCGGAGCCTTCAGGAGCCGGGCGAGGCGATGCGATAGGACGCGAAGTCCCGCCAGCGGCACGGGGAAGGAGCGGTGACCGGGCCGGGACGCGAGGACGCTTCGATGCCGTGACCGGAAGGATTCGGGTGCTTGAGGTTCATCGGGGCCTGCTTCGTCGCCGTGCGCATGGGGACCGCTCCTTTCGCTCCCGAGGGACGCGGGCGGAAATTCAGTCCTGACAAGCAGGCGTCGCGGTCGTTAGGAATCCGCGCATGAAAGCCATCCGCTATCACCAGGTGGGAGGGCCGGAGGTCCTCCAATGGGAAGACACGCCGGAGCCCGTGCCGGGGCCGGGAGAGGTCCTGTTGCGCGTCCATGCCGCGGGCGTGAACTTCGCGGACACCGAGCGCCGCCGGGGCCTGTACGACGCCCAGGTTCCCCTGCCGCGCATCCTGGGCAGCGAGGCCGCGGGCGTGGTGCGCGCGGTGGGTCCGGGCGTGGATCCGTCCTGGGTGGGACGCCGGGTGGTGGCCTTGACGAAGGGCGCCTACGCGGAGGCCGCGCTCGCGCCGGTGAGCGAGCTGCTGGCGCTCCCACCGGAGGTGTCATTCGCGGAGGCCGCCGCGCTGCTGGTGCAGGGGCTGACGGCGTACCACGTGGTGCACACGGTGGGGCGGGTGGAGGCGGGGCAGACGGTGCTCATCCACGCGGCGGCCGGAGGCGTGGGAGTGCTGGCGGTGCAGCTGGCGAAGGCCGCGGGCGCGCGGGTCATCGGGACGGTGTCGGGCGAGGCGAAGGCGAAGCTCGCGCGGGAGGTGGGGGCGGACGACGTCATCCGCTACGACCAGGAGGACGTCGCGGCGCGGGTCCAGGCGCTGACCCAGGGACGCGGGGTGGAGTGGGTGCTGGATTCGGTGGGCGCGAGCACGTGGCAGGCCAGCGTGGACGCGCTGGCGCCCTTCGGTCACCTGGTGAGCTATGGCAACGCCAGTGGCCCGCCGCCGCTCGTCGAGGTGGAGTCCCTCTACGCGAAGTCGCTCACCGTGAGCGCGTACTGGCTGCGCACCCCTGTATCCCCGGAGGTGCAGCGCCGGGCGCGCGAGGCGCTGCTGGCGGAGGTCGTGGCGAAGCGACTGCGCATCGTCGTGGGCCTGACGCTGCCGCTGTCCCAGGCTGGCGAGGCCCACCGCCAGTTGGAGGGGCGGAGCACGGTGGGCAAGGTCGTGCTGGTCTCGGAGGACTGAGCCTTTCAGCGCGGCGCCGCCGTGCCCACCACGGGCGGCGCCTGGACGCTCCCACGTCCGATGCGCAGCACCACTCCCGCCGCCGCGAGGCAGATGACGCCCGCGACCACCCAGGCGGGGGTGTACGTCTCCAGCGAGGTGCGGATGACGCCCGCGCCCAGGGCCCCCAGGCCCGCGCCCACCTAGTGCGCG
Protein-coding sequences here:
- a CDS encoding AAA family ATPase, which codes for MATRKNEDQERLIDRDLTAMAREGKLPAAHGVDTAVTEVLGLLARGGKHPLLAGEPGVGKSALVQEVARRIAEGRVDGDLAHARLVEVSVANILARSTQRQAAESFEELLIHLGRHPCPIVYIRDLPVALGGPLAPVAVRALRTGGLRFIFETEPKRVQELLRADEALAERLHLLPLHEPPLDKARWIVGRVAEELERELRLPIDPAACDLALRLSAKFLLAQHMPRKAIELLKETAAEAAGVARDHVGPEDVLTRFCAATRLPRFVVDDAMPLDLEETERFFGERLLGQTDAVAAVLRSVALLKAGLNDPRRPLGVFLFAGPTGVGKTQLAKLLAEYLFGSADRLVRLNMADYPNDGDESVPFGASWAPALETRRGELSALLDGKVFTVLLLDEFEKAARSVHDRFLQLFDEGTFVNGAGEAVSCNNTLIVATSNVGSEVYREAGLGFAAHKRADEQVSEVDRRIAEAFRPEFLNRFDAICHFRPLSRVDIRKIAQREVGRVLEREGIRARALDVEVTPEVVDRLVERGYSPQFGARYLQREIEKTLTAALAVEIARRPLPPGTPVRVESRPGGRVVAVAEPVPPPREVTAQLLLPTPKAAAVKRRLDRKSLLIEMDRLVGRARALAVSAGRPELEERRAALLAETQAPNLWDDPLRAADVIRAFRTVEAQLGELDRLEAACLFGRRLVREAKNEVQLGSAAKQVEEVAREVQMAEALRAAGATPLDNEALVDICASDASEQQAAWVQELATMYLGWAQRRGYEAIAVAEAETPARVVVRIAGPGAYGFLAGEAGLHRRLEDEKRQRAYVRVHRGGPLEEVERALLVLEGRPVKSREGEYLQRVRNEVTAKDEATGRVLTLIGAGELDELKGIAARVVAGQGASTDEARRYFLGRGARVEDPRTGAGTPRVKDVMRGELDVFIAAWISRPPPDGSTPLV
- a CDS encoding HNH endonuclease; its protein translation is METLVLSQSYEPVARIPWQRAVMLLFQGKVEVVEEYEDRVIRSVTVELRMPSVIRFVRALWKGPRGIRFSRESVYQRDHCRCQYCGHKVTRPEATYDHVLPRAQGGRTSWENIVIACVPCNQRKGNRTPAQARMTLRTVPSKPKRLPEAVALSFLVEKGMPLSWRKFLRDVAYWHTELEA
- a CDS encoding quinone oxidoreductase family protein produces the protein MKAIRYHQVGGPEVLQWEDTPEPVPGPGEVLLRVHAAGVNFADTERRRGLYDAQVPLPRILGSEAAGVVRAVGPGVDPSWVGRRVVALTKGAYAEAALAPVSELLALPPEVSFAEAAALLVQGLTAYHVVHTVGRVEAGQTVLIHAAAGGVGVLAVQLAKAAGARVIGTVSGEAKAKLAREVGADDVIRYDQEDVAARVQALTQGRGVEWVLDSVGASTWQASVDALAPFGHLVSYGNASGPPPLVEVESLYAKSLTVSAYWLRTPVSPEVQRRAREALLAEVVAKRLRIVVGLTLPLSQAGEAHRQLEGRSTVGKVVLVSED